A genomic region of Pelodiscus sinensis isolate JC-2024 chromosome 1, ASM4963464v1, whole genome shotgun sequence contains the following coding sequences:
- the LOC102456696 gene encoding olfactory receptor 52R1-like yields the protein MSESNTTIFTNPSTFILQGIPGLEAAHIWISIPFSAIYAIALLGNFAILFIVKTEPSLHEPMYYFLCMLAVTDLVLSTSTLPKMLSIFWFNSRQINFRACLTQMYFIDSFKVMESGIFVAMAYDLYVAICDPLRHSTILTNSFVVKTGLAMMLRGSVLVMPYPILASLRPYCRTNIISHVYCEHMAVVKLACADITISNYYGLSVLFSVHGLDVILIAMSYTQILKAIFRLPTKDARLKTFGTCSSHLCAILTFYIPMIFTSLMHRFGHNVALSFHILFANMYLLVPPMLNPIIYGVRSKQIQGRLFRLLIPKRT from the coding sequence ATGTCAGAATCCAACACAACCatcttcaccaacccctccaccttcatcctgcagggcatTCCTGGACTGGAGGCGGCCCATAtatggatctccatccccttctctgccaTCTACGCCATAGCCCTCTTGGGAAACTTCGCCATCCTCTTCATCGTGAAGacggagccgagcctccatgagcccatgtactatttcctctgcatgctggcggtcactgacctggtcctgtccacctccaccctgcccaaaatgttgagcatcttctggttcaattccaggcaGATCAATTTCAgagcctgcctcacccagatgtacttCATTGACTCCTTCAAAGTcatggagtctgggatcttcgtggccatggcttaTGATCTCTACGTGGCCATCTgcgatcccctgagacattccaccatcctgacaaactccTTTGTGGTCAAGACTGGCCTGGCCATGATGCTTCGTGGAAGCGTGCTCGTAATGCCCTATCCCATCCTCGCAAGTCTGCGGCcttattgcagaaccaacatcatctcCCATGTATACTGTGAGCACATGGCCGTGGTGAAGTTGGCCTGCGCTGACATCACTATCAGTAATTACTACGGCCTCTCTGTGTTATTCAGTGTCCATGGTCTGGATGTGATTTTGATCGCCATGTCCTATACCCAGATCCTCAAAGCCATCTTCAgactccccacaaaggacgcccgactcaagacttttgggacctgcagctcccatctcTGCGCCATCCTAACATTTTACATCCCAATGATTTTCACCTCCCTCATGCATCGGTTTGGCCACAATGTGGCTTTGTCTTTCCACATTCTCTTTGCCAACATGTATCTCCTAGtgccccccatgctaaaccccatcatctatggggtgaggagCAAGCAAATCCAGGGCAGGCTGTTCCGACTCCTTATTCCTAAAAGAACCTAA
- the LOC102456939 gene encoding olfactory receptor 52M1-like — protein MSDSNTTDFTNPSTFILLGVPGLEAAHLWISIPFCAMYALAVLGNFAILFIVKMDPSLHEPMYYFLCMLAVTDLVLSTSTLPKMLSIFWFNSREIHFSACLSQTFFIDCFTVIESGIFVAMAYDRYVAICDPLRHSTTLTNLFVVKTGLAMVLRGSVLVMPYPILASLRPYCRTNIISHVFCEHMAVVKLACADVTISNYYGLSVLFSVHGLDVILIAMSYTQILRAIFRLPTKDARLKTFGTCVSHLCAILTFYIPMIFTALMHRFGRNVALSFHILFANIYLLVPPMLNPIIYGVRSKQIRDRLLRLFNRKRT, from the coding sequence atgtcagattccaacacaaccgacttcaccaacccctccaccttcatcctgttGGGCGTTCCTGGACTGGAGGCGGCCCATCtatggatctccatccccttctgcgccATGTATGCCTTAGCAGTATTGGGGAACTTCGCCATCTTGTTCATCGTGAAGATGGacccaagcctccatgagcccatgtactatttcctctgcatgctggcggTCACTGACCTGGTCTTGTCTACATCCAccctgcccaaaatgctgagcatcttctggttcaattccagggaaatccatttcagtgcctgcctctccCAGACGTTCTTCATTGACTGTTTCACAGTGATAGAatctgggatcttcgtggccatggcttatgatcgctacgtggccatctgtgatcctctgagacattccaccacccTTACAAACCTCTTTGTAGTCAAGACTGGCCTGGCCATGGTGCTTCGTGGCAGCGTGCTCGTAATGCCCTATCCCATCCTCGCAAGTCTgcggccatattgcagaaccaacatcatctcCCATGTATTCTGTGAGCACATGGCCGTGGTGAAGTTGGCCTGCGCTGACGTCACCATCAGTAATTACTACGGCCTTTCTGTGCTATTCAGTGTCCATGGACTTGATGTAATTTTGATCGCCATGTCCTatacccagatcctcagggccatcttcagactccccacaaaggatgcccggctcaagacttttgggacctgcgtTTCCCACCTCTGCGCCATCCTAACATTTTACATCCCAATGATTTTCACCGCTCTCATGCACCGGTTTGGCCGCAATGTGGCCTTGTCTTTCCACATTCTCTTTGCCAACATTTACCTCTTAGtgccccccatgctaaaccccatcatctacggcgTGAGGAGCAAGCAAATTCGGGACCGGCTGCTCCGGCTCTTTAATCGTAAAAGGACCTAA
- the LOC102457186 gene encoding olfactory receptor 52M1-like produces the protein MSDSNRTDFINPSIFILLGIPGLEAAHVWISIPFCTIYAIAILGNVTILFVVKTDPSLHEPMYYFLCMLAITDLVLSTSTLPKMLSIFWFSSREIDFSACLTQMFFIDCYSMMESGIFVAMALDRYVAICVPLRHSSILTNTVVSKIGLAMMLRGNILIMPCPFLASQWSYCRTNIIPHTYCEHMAVVELACTDITISNYYGLSVLLCVHGLDVIFIAISYTQILRAIFSLPTKDARLKTFGTCSSHLCAILTFYVPMIFTSLIHRFGHRVALPFHILIANIYLLVPPMLNPIIYGVRTNQIRNRILWLFTHKRT, from the coding sequence atgtcagattccaacagAACTGACTTTATCAACCCCTCCATCTTCATCCTGCTGGGaattcctggcctggaggcagcccatgtctggatctccatccccttctgcaccatttACGCCATTGCCATCTTGGGGAACGTCACCATTCTATTTGTTGTGAAGACAGATCCAagtctccatgagcccatgtactatttcctctgcatgctggccatcaccgacctggtcctgtctACATCTAccctgcccaaaatgctgagcatcttctggttcagttccagggagatcgatttcagtgcctgcctcacccagatgttcttcattgaCTGCTACTCAAtgatggagtctgggatctttgtggccatggcgttggatcgctacgtggccatttgTGTTCCACTGAGACATTCCTCCATCCTGACAAACACTGTGGTGTCCAAGATTGGTCTAGCCATGATGCTTCGTGGCAACATTCTCATAATGCCCTGTCCCTTCCTTGCAAGTCAGTGgtcatattgcagaaccaacattaTCCCCCATACATACTGCGAGCACATGGCTGTGGTTGAGTTGGCTTGCACTGACATCACCATCAGTAATTACTACGGCCTTTCTGTGCTGCTCTGTGTCCATGGTCTGGATGTTATTTTTATTGCCATTTCCTATACCCAAATCCTTAGGGCTATTTtcagcctccccacaaaggacgcccggctcaagacttttgggacttgcagctcccacctctgcgccATCCTTACATTTTATGTCCCAATGATCTTTACCTCCCTCATACACCGGTTTGGCCACAGGGTGGCCCTGCCTTTCCACATTCTCATTGCCAACATTTACCTCTTGGtgccccccatgctaaaccccatcatctatggggtgaggaccaaCCAAATCCGGAATAGGATCCTCTGGCTCTTTACTCATAAAAGAACTTAA